From Nocardioides daedukensis, the proteins below share one genomic window:
- a CDS encoding DoxX family protein, with protein MTPVRLIARPLLASVFFVGAANALKNAELIAPKAARMTDRVAPLADRVVPGAGQLDAKAYVRLNAGVQLVAASALATGRMPRVAALALAGSLVPTTLAGHAFWEESDPAAKKQHKLAFFTNTSVLGGLLLAGADTEGKPGLAWRAGNATRVARKDAKRLARDVRREAKLAKAQLT; from the coding sequence ATGACTCCTGTTCGCCTCATCGCCCGCCCGCTGCTCGCATCGGTGTTCTTCGTCGGCGCCGCCAACGCGCTCAAGAACGCCGAGCTGATCGCCCCGAAGGCGGCCCGGATGACCGATCGGGTCGCACCCCTGGCCGACCGGGTCGTGCCCGGCGCAGGCCAGCTCGACGCCAAGGCATACGTCCGTCTCAACGCTGGCGTGCAGCTGGTCGCCGCATCGGCACTGGCCACCGGCCGGATGCCTCGGGTCGCGGCCCTGGCCCTCGCCGGGAGCCTGGTGCCCACCACGCTGGCCGGGCACGCCTTCTGGGAGGAGAGCGACCCCGCCGCCAAGAAGCAGCACAAGCTGGCGTTCTTCACCAACACCTCGGTCCTCGGCGGACTGCTCCTTGCCGGTGCCGACACCGAGGGCAAGCCCGGCCTCGCCTGGCGCGCCGGTAACGCCACCCGGGTCGCCCGCAAGGACGCCAAGCGACTCGCCCGTGACGTGCGCCGCGAGGCGAAGCTCGCCAAGGCACAGCTCACCTGA
- the pheS gene encoding phenylalanine--tRNA ligase subunit alpha, with protein sequence MSGPNTEYDPVEVTPLRADEVEAMREAALEAIAAASDLEELKQVRLDHAGDRSPLALANREIGALPPQARKDAGARLGKARGMVNKALGERTVVLEAEHEERMLVEETVDVTLPTDRAVKGARHPITMMSERIADVFVSMGWEVAEGPQVEAEWLNFDALNMGADHPARTMQDTFWLEPAEAALVLRTHTSPVQARTMLTRKPPIYVVCPGRVYRTDEIDATHSPVFHQVEGLVIDEGISMAHLKGSLDHFATAMFGEGITTRFRPSYFPFTEPSAEVDLVCFVCRGAGEEDGHTCRTCRGEGWIEWGGCGVVNPRVLIACGVDPETYTGFAFGMGIDRTLMFRHGVEDLRDVFEGDIRFAQPFGIEI encoded by the coding sequence ATGTCGGGACCGAACACCGAATACGACCCTGTCGAGGTCACGCCCCTGCGTGCCGACGAGGTCGAGGCCATGCGCGAAGCAGCGCTCGAGGCGATCGCTGCGGCGAGTGACCTCGAGGAGCTGAAGCAGGTGCGCCTCGACCACGCCGGGGACAGGTCCCCGCTGGCGCTGGCCAACCGCGAGATCGGCGCGCTGCCGCCACAGGCCCGCAAGGACGCCGGAGCGCGGCTCGGCAAGGCCCGCGGGATGGTCAACAAGGCACTCGGTGAGCGCACCGTCGTGCTCGAGGCCGAGCACGAGGAGCGGATGCTGGTCGAGGAGACCGTCGACGTCACGCTGCCGACCGACCGCGCCGTCAAGGGCGCCCGCCACCCGATCACGATGATGTCCGAGCGGATCGCCGACGTCTTCGTCTCGATGGGCTGGGAGGTCGCCGAAGGACCGCAGGTCGAGGCCGAGTGGCTCAACTTCGACGCCCTGAACATGGGCGCGGACCACCCGGCGCGCACCATGCAGGACACGTTCTGGCTGGAGCCGGCAGAGGCCGCACTGGTGCTGCGCACCCACACCTCACCGGTGCAGGCGCGGACGATGCTGACCCGCAAGCCCCCGATCTACGTGGTCTGCCCGGGTCGGGTCTATCGCACCGACGAGATCGACGCGACGCACTCACCGGTCTTCCACCAGGTCGAGGGCCTGGTGATCGACGAGGGCATCTCGATGGCCCACCTGAAGGGCTCGCTGGACCACTTCGCCACCGCCATGTTCGGCGAGGGCATCACCACCCGCTTCCGGCCTTCCTACTTCCCGTTCACCGAGCCGTCCGCCGAGGTCGACCTGGTCTGCTTCGTTTGCCGTGGCGCCGGCGAGGAGGACGGTCACACCTGTCGGACGTGCCGGGGCGAGGGCTGGATCGAGTGGGGCGGCTGCGGAGTCGTGAACCCCCGCGTCCTGATTGCCTGCGGCGTCGACCCGGAGACCTACACCGGCTTCGCGTTCGGCATGGGCATCGACCGCACCCTGATGTTCCGCCACGGCGTCGAGGACCTTCGCGACGTGTTCGAGGGCGACATCCGTTTCGCCCAGCCCTTCGGCATCGAGATCTGA
- the rplT gene encoding 50S ribosomal protein L20 — translation MARVKRAVNAHKKRRVILDRASGYRGQRSRLYRKAKEQVTHSLVYSYRDRKAKKGEFRKLWIQRINAAARANGVTYNRFIQGLKAAEVQVDRKILADLAVNDAPAFAALVELAKANLPEDVNAPRAEASA, via the coding sequence GTGGCACGCGTCAAGCGGGCGGTAAACGCCCACAAGAAGCGCCGGGTAATCCTCGACCGCGCATCCGGCTACCGCGGACAGCGCTCGCGCCTGTACCGCAAGGCCAAGGAGCAGGTCACCCACTCGCTGGTCTACAGCTACCGCGACCGCAAGGCCAAGAAGGGCGAGTTCCGCAAGCTCTGGATCCAGCGCATCAACGCGGCTGCCCGTGCGAACGGCGTCACCTACAACCGCTTCATCCAGGGCCTCAAGGCCGCCGAGGTCCAGGTCGACCGCAAGATCCTCGCCGACCTGGCCGTCAACGACGCGCCGGCCTTCGCGGCTCTCGTCGAGCTGGCCAAGGCCAACCTCCCCGAGGACGTCAACGCTCCTCGCGCCGAGGCGTCTGCCTGA
- a CDS encoding PH domain-containing protein — protein sequence MPADSEPTLPQTWRPLGTRMAGIAAGALLFFFCGAVWVLLSPEIRDGFSLYQRATLLLMGLGIAVAIHALVRARATATETGLTVVNGYKRRDFEWAQIVAVHMPPGAPWAKLDLADGETCSVMAIQATDGARAKAAVRTLRRLLS from the coding sequence ATGCCTGCCGACTCTGAGCCCACACTCCCGCAGACCTGGCGCCCGCTCGGCACCAGGATGGCCGGGATCGCTGCCGGCGCCCTGCTCTTCTTCTTCTGCGGTGCCGTGTGGGTGCTGCTCTCACCGGAGATCCGCGACGGCTTCTCGCTCTACCAGCGGGCGACCCTGCTCCTGATGGGTCTCGGCATCGCGGTGGCGATCCATGCCTTGGTCCGTGCTCGGGCCACGGCGACCGAGACCGGCCTGACGGTCGTGAACGGATACAAGCGCCGCGACTTCGAGTGGGCTCAGATCGTTGCCGTGCACATGCCGCCCGGCGCCCCGTGGGCCAAGCTCGACCTGGCCGACGGCGAGACCTGTTCGGTGATGGCGATCCAGGCCACCGACGGGGCACGCGCGAAGGCAGCGGTGCGCACGCTGCGGCGCCTCCTCAGCTGA
- a CDS encoding amino acid deaminase/aldolase — MRDDLIARNRLRTRLDAALANAPEPVQTPAMVVDLDAFDANADDLARRAGGTPLRVASKSLRVPALLTRALAHDAFSGVLAYSLREALWLHGQAISDDIVMGYPSVDRGALAELVHSPSAASTITLMIDSTAHLDVVDSIRSSKAVSVRVAIDIDAGLRMGGQHVGPKRSPLHATRAVADLARHIVDRPGFSLVGVMTYEGQVAGVPDDVPSQRAKSLVVRRIKSASVDQLRQRRREIDQALRQIAPLEFWNAGGSGSVETSAADPVVTEVAAGSGLLVPGLFDHYQSFEPRPAAFYGVPVLRRPSPTMVTVAGGGFVASGPPGADRVPIPWAPPGLELTGLEGAGEVQTPLVGSPATILNIGDTVWFRHAKSGELFEHCNTVHLVSGSRIAESVPSYRGTGNSF; from the coding sequence GTGAGGGACGACCTGATCGCGCGCAACCGGCTGCGCACTCGCCTCGACGCTGCGCTCGCCAACGCACCCGAGCCGGTGCAGACCCCGGCGATGGTCGTCGACCTCGACGCCTTCGACGCCAACGCCGACGACTTGGCGCGTCGCGCTGGCGGCACCCCGCTGCGGGTCGCCTCCAAGTCGCTGCGAGTCCCGGCCCTGCTCACCCGCGCCCTGGCACACGATGCGTTCTCCGGGGTCCTCGCCTATTCGTTGCGTGAGGCGCTGTGGCTCCACGGCCAAGCGATCAGCGACGACATCGTGATGGGTTATCCGAGCGTGGACCGAGGTGCGCTCGCCGAGCTGGTCCACTCCCCCTCCGCGGCAAGCACGATCACGCTGATGATCGACTCGACCGCCCACCTCGACGTCGTCGACTCGATCCGGTCGTCCAAGGCAGTCTCGGTCCGGGTGGCGATCGACATCGACGCCGGACTGCGGATGGGCGGGCAGCACGTCGGCCCGAAGCGCTCCCCGCTGCACGCGACCCGCGCGGTCGCCGACCTGGCTCGCCACATCGTCGACCGGCCGGGGTTCTCGTTGGTCGGCGTGATGACCTACGAGGGCCAGGTGGCCGGGGTTCCCGACGACGTACCCTCCCAGCGCGCCAAGTCGCTGGTGGTACGCCGGATCAAGTCGGCCTCCGTCGACCAGCTGCGGCAGCGACGCCGCGAGATCGACCAGGCGCTACGTCAGATCGCCCCCCTCGAGTTCTGGAACGCAGGGGGTTCGGGCTCCGTCGAGACCTCGGCCGCCGATCCGGTCGTCACCGAGGTGGCAGCGGGATCCGGCCTGCTGGTGCCGGGCCTCTTCGACCACTACCAGTCCTTCGAGCCCCGACCCGCTGCCTTCTACGGAGTCCCGGTCCTGCGCCGTCCCTCACCGACGATGGTCACCGTCGCCGGAGGCGGGTTCGTCGCCTCCGGACCGCCCGGCGCCGACCGAGTCCCGATCCCCTGGGCCCCTCCCGGCCTCGAGCTGACCGGGCTCGAGGGGGCCGGCGAGGTGCAGACGCCGCTGGTCGGCTCCCCCGCCACGATCCTCAACATCGGCGACACGGTCTGGTTCCGGCACGCGAAGTCCGGCGAGCTCTTCGAGCACTGCAACACCGTGCACCTGGTCTCGGGGTCGAGGATCGCCGAGTCCGTCCCCAGCTATCGCGGCACGGGCAACAGCTTCTGA
- a CDS encoding SseB family protein: MTDPDRFAGARILESSFPNDTGEQSPEVAAALAEHSADATTYPRLVATLQASRLMVPVVALLGEVEFDEQGLAHDKSSDMAAVLMKGADGRLALLAFTGTAQLTAWNAEARPVAVPAAAAALSAVQEGADALVIDIASEHSVVIEGQDLTAVAAGWQLVEVDGEFGWLRPQE, from the coding sequence ATGACCGACCCCGACCGCTTCGCAGGTGCCCGCATCCTCGAGTCGTCCTTCCCGAACGACACCGGCGAGCAGTCGCCCGAGGTGGCTGCCGCGCTCGCTGAGCACTCGGCGGATGCGACCACCTATCCGAGGCTGGTGGCGACACTGCAGGCCTCGCGGCTGATGGTGCCGGTGGTCGCGCTGCTCGGCGAGGTCGAGTTCGACGAGCAGGGCCTGGCACACGACAAGTCCAGCGACATGGCGGCGGTGCTGATGAAGGGTGCCGACGGTCGCCTCGCCCTCCTGGCCTTCACCGGGACGGCCCAGCTGACGGCGTGGAACGCCGAGGCGCGACCGGTCGCGGTCCCGGCCGCGGCGGCCGCACTGTCGGCCGTCCAGGAGGGGGCGGACGCACTGGTCATCGACATCGCCAGCGAGCACAGCGTGGTGATCGAGGGTCAGGACCTCACCGCGGTCGCGGCCGGCTGGCAGCTGGTCGAGGTCGACGGCGAGTTCGGATGGCTGCGTCCCCAGGAATGA
- a CDS encoding ATP-binding protein → MEPQSALPASPTHESVQLGLDALPDAIVIADGSGVVTHANSKAREQLGAEVGQQLGTAMRLQDQEGRDWYDVNLPYDGINIRRGIPEQSWVLTDGSEVLVATGIHRSEASGEIDRVAVSIRSGRGRARLDRERSDLVATVAHELRSPLTGVRGFVQVLLNKWDKLNDEQKKLMLTTVSADSERLSRLIAELLDVARIDTGRLSMYPRPSDAVVLVGRVVDSVAAGTSRPIELDAEEGLPEIHVDPDKFTQVITNLVENGVRHGEGTVRITMCALDGEAGFAGVRMTVDDQGTGIPPEMRLRAVTKFWTHGDRGGSGLGMYLVNGLVRAHGGVLRITDAPGGGARITIDWPSEDLRHA, encoded by the coding sequence GTGGAACCCCAATCGGCGCTCCCGGCGTCTCCGACCCACGAGAGCGTCCAGCTCGGCCTTGACGCGCTCCCCGACGCCATCGTCATCGCCGACGGCAGCGGTGTGGTCACCCATGCCAACTCCAAGGCCCGGGAACAGCTCGGTGCCGAGGTGGGCCAGCAGCTGGGCACGGCAATGCGGCTCCAGGACCAGGAGGGCCGCGACTGGTACGACGTGAACCTGCCCTACGACGGGATCAACATCCGCCGCGGCATCCCGGAGCAGTCCTGGGTGCTGACCGACGGCAGCGAGGTCCTGGTGGCGACCGGCATCCACCGGTCCGAGGCGTCGGGCGAGATCGATCGCGTGGCGGTCAGCATCCGCTCGGGCCGGGGCCGCGCCCGACTGGACCGCGAGCGCTCGGACCTGGTGGCCACCGTCGCCCATGAGCTGCGCTCACCGCTGACCGGGGTCAGGGGGTTCGTGCAGGTCCTGCTGAACAAGTGGGACAAGCTCAACGACGAGCAGAAGAAGCTGATGCTCACCACCGTCAGTGCCGACTCCGAGCGGCTCTCGCGACTGATCGCCGAGCTGCTGGACGTGGCTCGCATCGACACCGGGCGACTCTCGATGTATCCGCGTCCCAGCGATGCCGTGGTGCTGGTTGGCCGGGTGGTCGACTCGGTCGCGGCCGGCACCTCGCGACCGATCGAGCTCGACGCGGAAGAGGGCCTGCCCGAGATCCATGTCGATCCCGACAAGTTCACCCAGGTGATCACCAACCTGGTCGAGAACGGCGTACGCCACGGCGAAGGGACCGTCCGGATCACCATGTGTGCCCTCGACGGTGAGGCCGGCTTCGCGGGTGTGCGGATGACCGTGGACGACCAGGGCACCGGGATCCCACCGGAGATGCGGCTCCGGGCGGTGACCAAGTTCTGGACCCACGGTGACCGCGGCGGATCGGGGTTGGGCATGTACCTGGTCAACGGGCTGGTCCGCGCCCACGGGGGCGTCCTGAGGATCACCGATGCACCCGGTGGCGGTGCCCGGATCACGATCGATTGGCCGAGCGAGGACCTGCGTCACGCCTGA
- the rpmI gene encoding 50S ribosomal protein L35, whose amino-acid sequence MPKNKTHSGAKKRFRVTGSGKILREKAGKRHNLEKKPSKVTRRLTGTVELAKADVKSAKKMLGL is encoded by the coding sequence ATGCCGAAGAACAAGACGCACTCCGGTGCCAAGAAGCGCTTCCGCGTGACCGGCTCGGGAAAGATCCTTCGCGAGAAGGCTGGCAAGCGCCACAACCTCGAGAAGAAGCCGTCCAAGGTGACCCGTCGACTGACCGGCACCGTTGAGCTCGCCAAGGCTGACGTGAAGTCGGCCAAGAAGATGCTCGGTCTCTGA
- a CDS encoding phosphoribosyl-ATP diphosphatase — protein sequence MKTFEELWAELNQKAQTRPEGSGTVKELDAGVHAIGKKLVEEAAESWMAAEHEGKDAAAEEISQLLYHAQVLMIATGLSLEDVYAHL from the coding sequence GTGAAGACGTTCGAGGAGCTCTGGGCCGAGCTCAACCAGAAGGCCCAGACGAGACCTGAGGGATCCGGCACGGTCAAGGAGCTCGACGCCGGGGTCCATGCGATCGGCAAGAAGCTGGTCGAGGAGGCCGCGGAGTCCTGGATGGCCGCCGAGCACGAGGGCAAGGACGCCGCAGCCGAGGAGATCAGCCAGCTGCTCTACCACGCCCAGGTGTTGATGATCGCCACCGGACTGTCACTCGAAGACGTCTACGCCCACCTCTGA
- a CDS encoding RNA methyltransferase, whose translation MASFHTDPLSTNNDRVKNVRKLARRSFRAEHRQFVADGPKAVEGALTVAGCVVEVFATASASVEYADLRARAADLEVAWTLVDDRAMGSLSDSVSPQGVVAVCRFLDRPLEHVLTGTPGLVAICADVRDPGNAGTVIRTADAAGADAVVLAGSSVDAYNPKTVRATVGSLFHLPLATQSEPADAVRRAQEAGLIVLAADGAGEIDLDDAADDGLLARPTAWLFGNEAWGLPAELAALADHRVAIPIHGKAESLNLSTAAAVCLYASARARRHT comes from the coding sequence GTGGCGAGCTTCCACACGGACCCGTTGTCCACGAACAACGACCGGGTCAAGAACGTGCGGAAGCTCGCCCGTCGCTCATTTCGCGCCGAGCACCGACAGTTCGTCGCCGACGGCCCCAAGGCGGTCGAAGGCGCACTCACGGTCGCCGGCTGCGTGGTCGAGGTCTTCGCCACCGCGAGCGCGAGCGTCGAGTACGCCGACCTGCGCGCCCGAGCCGCGGACCTCGAGGTCGCCTGGACCCTGGTCGACGACCGGGCGATGGGTTCGCTCTCGGACTCGGTCAGCCCGCAGGGCGTGGTCGCGGTCTGCCGGTTCCTGGACAGGCCGCTCGAGCACGTCCTGACCGGCACCCCCGGCCTGGTCGCCATCTGCGCCGACGTCAGGGACCCGGGGAACGCCGGCACGGTGATCCGCACCGCGGATGCGGCCGGCGCCGACGCGGTCGTGCTGGCCGGGAGCTCCGTCGACGCCTACAACCCCAAGACCGTGCGGGCCACCGTGGGCAGTCTCTTCCACCTGCCCCTCGCGACCCAGTCCGAGCCCGCGGACGCCGTACGCCGTGCCCAGGAGGCCGGCCTGATCGTGCTCGCCGCCGATGGCGCCGGCGAGATCGACCTGGACGACGCGGCCGACGACGGCCTGCTCGCCCGGCCGACGGCGTGGCTGTTCGGCAACGAGGCCTGGGGACTGCCTGCCGAGCTGGCCGCACTCGCCGACCACCGGGTCGCGATCCCGATCCATGGGAAGGCCGAGAGCCTCAACCTCTCCACCGCGGCCGCAGTCTGCCTCTATGCCTCGGCTCGCGCGCGCCGTCACACCTGA
- the infC gene encoding translation initiation factor IF-3, translated as MRVSEVRLVGPNGETVGIVPTADALRLAQEADLDLVEIAPQGKPPVCKLMDYGKFKYENAQKAREARRNQTNVIIKEMKLRPKIDAHDYETKKGHVVRFLKAGDKVKITIMFRGREQHRPELGFRLLQRLAEDVEELGFVESSPKQDGRNMIMVLGPHRKKADAKVEMQAEKDSKVAERNAAEAEDANFRKASAGTKPVAQKKERKRSENLDPEIDA; from the coding sequence ATCCGAGTTTCGGAGGTCCGCCTCGTTGGACCGAACGGCGAGACCGTGGGCATCGTCCCCACGGCCGACGCGCTGCGCCTTGCCCAAGAGGCCGACCTCGACCTGGTCGAGATCGCCCCCCAGGGCAAGCCGCCCGTCTGCAAGCTCATGGACTACGGGAAGTTCAAGTACGAGAACGCCCAGAAGGCCCGTGAAGCCCGGCGGAACCAGACGAACGTTATCATCAAGGAGATGAAGCTTCGTCCCAAGATCGACGCGCACGACTACGAGACGAAGAAGGGCCACGTCGTCCGCTTCCTCAAGGCCGGCGACAAGGTCAAGATCACGATCATGTTCCGCGGTCGTGAGCAGCACCGTCCCGAACTCGGCTTCCGGCTGCTCCAGCGCCTCGCCGAGGACGTCGAGGAGCTGGGCTTCGTCGAGAGCTCGCCGAAGCAGGACGGCCGCAACATGATCATGGTGCTCGGTCCGCACCGCAAGAAGGCCGACGCGAAGGTCGAGATGCAGGCCGAGAAGGACTCCAAGGTCGCCGAGCGCAACGCCGCCGAGGCCGAGGACGCGAACTTCCGCAAGGCATCCGCCGGGACGAAGCCCGTGGCCCAGAAGAAGGAGCGCAAGCGCTCCGAGAACCTGGACCCCGAGATCGACGCCTGA
- the hisG gene encoding ATP phosphoribosyltransferase has protein sequence MSVTATGEKLLRIAVPNKGALSVAASEILREAGYRQRSDSKELALIDVENGVEFFYLRPRDIALYVGEGTLDIGITGRDLLLDSGATAREVTQLGFGQSNFYFAGRGGEFTDLAQLEGKRIATSYVGVVQRFLDERGINATVTRLDGAVETSIKLGVADVIADVVETGSTLRAAGLETFGEVVLKSEGVLIARDIDEVPAGFDIFLRRLQGVLVARSYVMMDYDIRSEHVAKAVDLTPGIESPTVSPLHREGWVAVRAMVPRKGSQRLMDELFDIGARGILLTEINACRL, from the coding sequence ATGTCTGTCACCGCCACCGGCGAGAAGCTCCTGCGGATCGCCGTGCCCAACAAGGGTGCCCTGTCCGTGGCCGCCTCCGAGATCCTCCGCGAGGCCGGCTACCGGCAGCGCTCGGACTCCAAGGAGCTGGCCCTGATCGACGTCGAGAACGGCGTCGAGTTCTTCTACCTCCGCCCCCGCGACATCGCGCTCTACGTGGGTGAGGGCACGCTCGACATCGGGATCACCGGTCGCGACCTGCTGCTCGACTCCGGCGCCACCGCCCGCGAGGTCACCCAACTCGGCTTCGGTCAGTCGAACTTCTACTTCGCAGGTCGTGGGGGCGAGTTCACCGACCTGGCCCAGCTCGAGGGCAAGCGGATCGCGACCTCCTACGTGGGTGTGGTCCAGCGGTTCCTGGACGAACGCGGGATCAACGCGACCGTCACCCGTCTCGACGGCGCGGTGGAGACCTCGATCAAGCTCGGCGTCGCCGACGTGATCGCCGACGTCGTCGAGACCGGCAGCACGCTTCGCGCCGCCGGGCTGGAGACGTTCGGCGAGGTCGTGCTCAAGTCCGAGGGGGTCCTGATCGCCCGCGACATCGACGAGGTCCCTGCCGGCTTCGACATCTTCCTGCGCCGCCTCCAGGGCGTCCTGGTCGCCCGCTCCTACGTGATGATGGACTACGACATCCGCAGCGAGCACGTGGCCAAGGCCGTCGACCTGACCCCCGGCATCGAGAGCCCGACGGTCTCGCCCCTTCATCGCGAAGGCTGGGTCGCCGTGCGCGCCATGGTCCCGCGCAAGGGCAGCCAGCGGCTGATGGACGAGCTCTTCGACATCGGAGCGCGCGGCATCCTGCTGACGGAGATCAATGCCTGCCGACTCTGA
- a CDS encoding uridine kinase family protein: MGDPVVPQVLDLLRSRPTLPGGGRLLCIDGPAGSGKTTLADGVTDAFAGSSLVIRMDDLYLGWSGVDAALGPRVAEQITEPFAAGRPGSYRRFDWERNELAEQHDVSPVDLLVLEGVGSGARAIAPHRTALIWVSAPDDLRLSRGMARDRALHERDDVEWDVEEQRRHWDRFVVDEARHFVASGLPAAADLMVDGTRTIS, encoded by the coding sequence ATGGGTGACCCGGTCGTGCCACAGGTGCTCGACCTGCTCCGGTCCAGGCCGACGCTGCCCGGGGGTGGGCGGCTGCTCTGCATCGACGGTCCCGCGGGGTCGGGAAAGACGACCCTGGCTGACGGAGTCACTGACGCATTCGCGGGCTCGTCGCTGGTGATCCGCATGGACGACCTCTACCTGGGCTGGAGCGGCGTGGACGCGGCCCTCGGGCCCCGGGTCGCGGAGCAGATCACGGAGCCGTTCGCGGCAGGCCGACCCGGCAGTTATCGACGCTTCGACTGGGAGCGCAACGAGCTTGCCGAGCAGCACGACGTATCGCCGGTCGACCTGCTCGTGCTGGAGGGGGTCGGTTCCGGAGCGCGTGCCATCGCCCCACATCGCACGGCGCTGATCTGGGTGAGCGCGCCCGACGACCTGCGGCTCTCGCGCGGCATGGCCCGCGACCGTGCGCTCCACGAACGCGACGACGTGGAGTGGGACGTCGAGGAACAACGTCGGCACTGGGACAGGTTCGTTGTCGACGAGGCTCGCCACTTCGTGGCGAGCGGTCTCCCGGCGGCTGCCGACCTGATGGTCGACGGAACCCGGACGATCAGCTGA
- the ribH gene encoding 6,7-dimethyl-8-ribityllumazine synthase, producing MSGAGAPVQEPVDCSDLRVAVVASSWHVQVMDGLLAGAARALEAHGVTSPTIVRAPGAFELPVVAAELAKGHDAVIALGVVIRGGTPHFDYVCNAATDGLTRVALDTGVPVGFGLLTTDNDEQALDRAGIEGSSEDKGWEATSAALQTARLLRGLRG from the coding sequence ATGAGCGGAGCCGGAGCACCCGTCCAGGAGCCGGTCGACTGCAGCGACCTCCGGGTCGCCGTGGTGGCGTCCAGCTGGCACGTGCAGGTGATGGACGGCCTGCTGGCCGGTGCCGCACGCGCGCTCGAGGCCCACGGCGTCACCTCGCCCACCATCGTCCGAGCGCCGGGCGCCTTCGAGCTGCCCGTCGTCGCTGCCGAGCTGGCCAAGGGCCACGACGCCGTGATCGCCCTCGGCGTCGTGATCCGGGGCGGCACGCCGCACTTCGACTACGTGTGCAACGCGGCAACCGACGGGTTGACCCGAGTCGCGCTCGACACCGGCGTCCCGGTGGGCTTCGGCCTGCTGACCACCGACAACGACGAGCAGGCCCTCGACCGGGCCGGCATCGAGGGCTCGAGCGAGGACAAGGGCTGGGAAGCCACCTCGGCCGCGTTGCAGACCGCCCGGTTGCTCCGTGGGCTCCGTGGCTGA